A section of the Streptomyces sp. NBC_01591 genome encodes:
- a CDS encoding lysine N(6)-hydroxylase/L-ornithine N(5)-oxygenase family protein has protein sequence MTDLPTPHTDQPHDLIGIGIGPFNLSLAALAHGIPANPHPLNAAFYEQRPAFHWHPGLLIDGASLQVPFLADLVTLADPASPWTFLNYLRSRDRLFPFYFAERFHIQRAEYDAYCRWVTDQLPGLHFSHQVDAVRWNNQRKLFEIDFTQLDSEGEAEALGRAHTRHIALGIGTEPHIPEFFKPLTEAENVPVIHSADYLHHRQELLDAPHITVIGSGQSGAEIFLDLLRARPQGHENLHWLARTQAFAPMEYSKLGLEHFTPDYSRYFHALPEAVRDELVPHQWQLHKGIDADTIAAIHDELYRRTLHGGWPDTTLTPGVSVRTAGRVANTRIELHLEHTQQNTRSRLTTDAVVLATGYRERSLDRILTGLDPYMRRDASERPHIDDRFRLVLDPTVTGNVYVQNAERHTHGVGAPDLGLAAWRSATILNDLTGTNPYPLPERTAFTTFGLTPHNPRVPTQGPDLIPLARNH, from the coding sequence ATGACCGACCTCCCCACCCCCCACACCGACCAGCCACACGACCTCATCGGCATCGGCATCGGCCCCTTCAACCTCTCCCTCGCCGCCCTCGCCCACGGCATCCCCGCCAACCCCCACCCCCTCAACGCCGCCTTCTACGAACAGCGCCCCGCCTTCCACTGGCACCCCGGCCTCCTCATCGACGGAGCCAGCCTCCAAGTCCCCTTCCTCGCCGACCTCGTCACCCTCGCCGACCCCGCCAGCCCCTGGACCTTCCTCAACTACCTACGCAGCCGCGACCGGCTCTTCCCCTTCTACTTCGCCGAACGCTTCCACATCCAACGCGCCGAATACGACGCCTACTGCCGCTGGGTCACCGACCAACTCCCCGGCCTCCACTTCAGCCACCAGGTCGACGCCGTCCGCTGGAACAACCAACGCAAGCTCTTCGAAATCGACTTCACCCAACTCGACAGCGAAGGCGAAGCCGAAGCACTCGGCCGCGCCCACACCCGCCACATCGCCCTCGGCATCGGCACCGAGCCCCACATCCCCGAGTTCTTCAAACCCCTCACCGAAGCCGAGAACGTCCCCGTCATCCACTCCGCCGACTACCTCCACCACCGGCAGGAACTCCTCGACGCCCCCCACATCACCGTCATCGGCTCCGGACAATCCGGCGCCGAGATCTTCCTCGACCTCCTCCGCGCCCGCCCCCAAGGCCACGAAAACCTCCACTGGCTCGCCCGCACCCAAGCCTTCGCACCCATGGAGTACTCAAAACTCGGCCTCGAACACTTCACCCCCGACTACAGCCGCTACTTCCACGCCCTCCCCGAAGCCGTACGCGACGAACTCGTCCCCCACCAATGGCAACTCCACAAAGGCATCGACGCCGACACCATCGCCGCCATCCACGACGAGCTCTACCGCCGCACCCTCCACGGCGGCTGGCCCGACACAACCCTCACCCCCGGCGTCTCCGTACGCACCGCAGGACGCGTCGCCAACACCCGCATCGAACTCCACCTCGAACACACCCAACAGAACACCCGCTCCCGCCTCACCACCGACGCCGTCGTCCTCGCCACCGGCTACCGCGAACGCTCCCTCGACCGCATCCTCACCGGCCTCGACCCCTACATGCGCCGCGACGCCTCCGAACGCCCCCACATCGACGACCGATTCCGCCTCGTCCTCGACCCCACCGTCACCGGCAACGTCTACGTACAGAACGCCGAACGCCACACCCACGGCGTCGGCGCCCCCGACCTCGGACTCGCAGCCTGGCGCAGCGCCACCATCCTCAACGACCTCACCGGCACCAACCCCTACCCCCTCCCCGAACGCACCGCCTTCACCACCTTCGGCCTCACCCCCCACAACCCCCGCGTCCCCACCCAGGGCCCCGACCTCATCCCCCTCGCCCGGAACCACTGA
- a CDS encoding pyridoxal phosphate-dependent decarboxylase family protein: MPTPPPPLAGTTTGPAALRPLIDTVLTALHDGAHRRDGPLPAGGPDAVTPRMRTATHPVIPDHGTGPHNALRTLVTALTEGAADPADPLCTAHLHTPPLALATAADLAASALNPSMDSWDQAPAASALEADTTAALAAEIYPHQPTPDALITTGGTESNQLALLLARERNGPVQTICGANAHHSITRAAWLLGLPQPVVIPAPTGVMDLTALEEALTRHDRPLLVTATAGTTDTGRIDPLTAIADLCTTHGAELHIDAAYGGPLLFSPTHRNKIHGLDRAHSVTLDLHKLGWQPAPAGILAVPHRHHLDPLHHQAPYLNADDDTEAGLPDLLGRSLRTTRRPDALKIAVTLQALGRTGLADLIDRTLTTAHHLADLITQTPTLDLYDSPTISTVLFRPTDADDNTVATIRRTLLTRGQAVLGRAHTDNRLWLKATLLNPHTTPQHLRTLLDLVNQLTNDLAEGNTSR; this comes from the coding sequence ATGCCCACCCCACCCCCACCCCTCGCCGGAACCACCACCGGCCCCGCCGCCCTGCGCCCCCTCATCGACACCGTCCTCACCGCACTCCACGACGGAGCCCACCGACGCGACGGCCCCCTCCCCGCAGGCGGCCCCGACGCCGTCACCCCACGGATGCGCACCGCCACCCACCCCGTCATCCCCGACCACGGCACCGGCCCCCACAACGCCCTGCGCACCCTCGTCACCGCCCTCACCGAAGGCGCCGCAGACCCCGCAGACCCCCTCTGCACAGCCCACCTCCACACCCCACCCCTCGCCCTCGCCACCGCAGCGGACCTCGCCGCCTCCGCCCTCAACCCCTCCATGGACTCCTGGGACCAGGCCCCCGCCGCCTCCGCCCTCGAAGCCGACACCACCGCAGCCCTCGCCGCCGAGATCTACCCCCACCAACCCACCCCCGACGCACTCATCACCACCGGCGGCACCGAATCCAACCAGCTCGCCCTCCTCCTCGCCCGCGAACGCAACGGCCCCGTACAGACCATCTGCGGAGCCAACGCCCACCACAGCATCACCCGCGCCGCCTGGCTTCTCGGACTCCCCCAACCCGTCGTCATCCCCGCCCCCACCGGCGTCATGGACCTCACCGCACTCGAAGAGGCCCTCACCCGGCACGACCGTCCCCTCCTCGTCACCGCCACCGCCGGCACCACCGACACCGGCCGGATCGACCCACTCACCGCCATCGCCGACCTCTGCACCACCCACGGCGCCGAACTCCACATCGACGCCGCCTACGGCGGACCCCTCCTCTTCAGCCCCACCCACCGAAACAAGATCCACGGCCTCGACCGCGCCCACAGCGTCACCCTCGACCTCCACAAACTCGGCTGGCAACCCGCACCCGCAGGCATCCTCGCCGTCCCCCACCGCCACCACCTCGACCCACTCCACCACCAAGCCCCCTACCTCAACGCCGACGACGACACCGAAGCCGGCCTCCCCGACCTCCTCGGCCGCTCACTACGCACCACCCGCCGCCCCGACGCCCTCAAAATCGCCGTCACCCTCCAAGCACTCGGCCGCACCGGACTCGCCGACCTCATCGACCGCACCCTCACCACCGCCCACCACCTCGCCGACCTCATCACCCAAACCCCCACCCTCGACCTCTACGACAGCCCCACCATCAGCACCGTCCTCTTCCGCCCCACCGACGCCGACGACAACACCGTCGCCACCATCCGCCGCACCCTCCTCACCCGAGGCCAAGCCGTACTCGGCCGCGCCCACACCGACAACCGCCTCTGGCTCAAAGCCACCCTCCTCAACCCCCACACCACCCCCCAACACCTCCGCACACTCCTCGACCTCGTCAACCAACTCACCAACGACCTCGCGGAAGGCAACACCTCCCGATGA